The following are encoded together in the Babesia microti strain RI chromosome II, complete genome genome:
- a CDS encoding Protein tyrosine kinase (overlaps_old_locusTagID:BBM_II03735), translating to MGGIMGKDGKISKNYFKSQMKKFDYEEIKMLQKIYKELASRSNVDGIDKETFLQYFTLPGLWGERLFRKFDIKGTGHVDFDDFLLSISICCRGTKADKIAVLYQVFDLNEDGLIQKSEIVAMLSNLPNLDNYIQSQPKYNYICPNDLSDADYVSDDYFNDINNNSPSAGYRLGPSSFQSVFPTFSYLDNIPSDTDSSYTLSSESESYNDEYIDENRQYLPHDDPSIPHIELQSPKVVTRPDDITTSRVGTHSKIYDSLMALHFKQGEYDYSLPQGSCCKDSSISGMSRTGPDTDMEEGTPMDMDDLVEKLLEGCEFSENNSLNLLEFKAWLEKNEYIIHMFSECLHEEVWGLQGNAFHLSNRMSPVFKVQSMTPSNEAQDETAIDGSPSNKGDCQLTLEDYNKIKNLFTIDIKQSYGLNAIDRSKRVVSEEIVEHMKTTMNKKVEIHTRYTRKNSPICLNNFDAFHRDADLLSCPSCKTPYLLCFKCHSRYRSLHLVIYPTQIYIECETCLLRCDPAYTSCWICAWQFDQALHIINLQSPVSNKSARRIPIDNLDLTASVNLIDANSSDSQPSQMSRGTRDSFGGSMQSVISTVENALDSGTITVSNIGGTNVSGSTPNSGPTSSGFKRPIMSGILYKIGKHLHQWKARYYVLVDNILYYYADRYSSKPRGCIFLEGCYLDNVSERNGTIYEGKYGFSICHKGKKYSRRDLYANSKEKMQMWIDSLTLAMKQQSLTEMYQMCEQLGHGKFSVVYRGVHKQTDMEYAIKIIDKRLITAQERELLRCEMAILRLLRHRNVIFLKDIIDTKDSLYIIMELVRGGELYNFLYSGQRLTEMHTHKIVIQLLETVSYLHKCGIVHRDIKPENILLTDKTPEATIKLTDFGLSTLCGPSEKLTQPCGTLAYVAPEVLTLEGYNHKVDSWSIGVVMYLLIRGRLPFSINHRSTTKPENLQVSFEGSVWDQISSSAKDLIAKLLQPSPENRISVTEALDHIWVKNPTAVIQETPLPRTNEDSNDTASSLLRSLDNSNDSTFVIQDVANMIKNTSKDSNMGSLKGDKQLKEKLGMTLDTVKEPEGAIAINAEDQNIVVKTDNSTSGDESALST from the exons ATGGGTGGCATAATGGGCAAGGATGGGAAGATCTCCAAAAATTACTTCAAATCGCAGATGAAAAAGTTTGATTATGAGGAGATCAAGATGCTCCAGAAGATATACAAGGAGCTGGCCAGCAGATCAAACGTTGATGGTATTGATAAGGAGACCTTCCTGCAGTATTTTACACTTCCTGGGCTTTGGGGGGAAAGATTGTTCAGAAAGTTCGACATAAAAG GTACGGGCCATGTAGACTTTGACGATTTTTTACTCTCTATTTCTATATGTTGCCGTGGTACCAAAGCCGATAAAATAGCTGTTCTGTATCAAGTATTTGACCTAAATGAAGATGGATTGATCCAAAAGTCAGAGATTGTAGCAATGTTGTCAAACTTGCccaatttagataattacATACAGTCGCAACCAAAGTACAACTACATATGCCCCAATGATTTATCGGATGCGGATTATGTCTCTGATGATTACTTTAATGAtatcaataacaatagTCCCAGTGCTGGTTATAGACTGGGACCATCCAGCTTTCAGTCAGTATTTCCCacattttcatatttgGATAACATACCCTCTGATACTGATTCTTCTTATACTCTTTCTTCAGAATCTGAGAGCTACAATGATGAATACATAGATGAAAATCGACAGTATCTTCCACATGATGATCCTTCCATTCCACATATTGAACTGCAATCGCCAAAAGTTGTCACTCGACCAGACGATATAACTACTTCAAGGGTGGGGACTCATAGCAAAATTTATGATAGCTTAATGGCTCTGCACTTCAAACAAGGGGAGTATGATTATTCATTGCCCCAAGGTTCTTGTTGCAAGGATTCTTCGATTTCCGGTATGTCCCGTACAGGGCCAGATACTGATATGGAAGAGGGCACTCCCATGGATATGGATGATTTAGTGGAAAAGCTGCTCGAGGGTTGTGAATTTTCGGAGAACAACTCCctaaatttgttagaaTTCAAGGCATGGCTTGAGAAGAACGAGTACATAATTCACATGTTTTCAGAGTGTCTGCATGAAGAAGTTTGGGGGCTACAGGGCAATGCATTTCACCTGTCCAATAGGATGTCTCCTGTATTCAAAGTACAGTCAATGACCCCAAGCAACGAAGCCCAAGACGAAACAGCGATTGATGGTTCTCCGAGTAACAAAGGAGATTGTCAACTGACCCTCGAGGATtataacaaaataaaaaacTTGTTCACCATTGACATTAAGCAAAGTTATGGGCTTAATGCCATAGATCGGAGCAAAAGGGTTGTGAGCGAGGAGATCGTAGAACATATGAAAACAACCATGAACAAGAAAGTTGAGATTCATACCCGTTACACTAGGAAAAATTCTCCAATTTGCCTGAATAATTTTGACGCATTTCACCGTGACGCAGATTTACTTTCCTGTCCATCGTGCAAAACGCCCTATCTTTTATGCTTCAAATGTCATTCACGCTATCGTTCATTGCACTTGGTAATCTATCCAACGCAAATTTATATCGAATGCGAGACTTGTTTGTTACGCTGTGACCCGGCATATACTAGCTGCTGGATTTGCGCCTGGCAATTTGATCAGGCCCTCcacataattaatttacagtCCCCTGTATCCAACAAATCGGCAAGGCGCATTCctattgataatttggattTAACTGCATCAGTGAATCTAATTGATGCTAACAGCTCTGATTCGCAGCCATCTCAAATGAGTCGTGGGACTAGGGACAGTTTTGGGGGTAGTATGCAGAGCGTGATATCCACTGTGGAGAACGCGCTGGACTCTGGCACTATAACAGTCTCAAATATTGGTGGAACAAATGTATCTGGTTCTACGCCCAACTCTGGACCTACAAGCTCTGGCTTTAAAAGGCCGATTATGTCAGggatattatataaaattggcAAGCACCTTCACCAGTGGAAGGCACGCTACTATGTACTGGTAgacaatattttatactattacGCAGACAGGTATTCGTCAAAGCCCCGAGGCTGTATATTTCTCGAGGGTTGTTATTTGGATAATGTTTCTGAGCGAAATGGTACGATTTATGAAGGTAAATACGGGTTTTCTATTTGTCATAAGGGTAAGAAATACTCCCGGAGGGACCTTTACGCTAACAGCAAAGAGAAAATGCAAATGTGGATAGACTCACTGACTTTAGCTATGAAGCAGCAGAGTCTGACTGAGATGTACCAAATGTGTGAGCAGCTAGGCCACGGTAAATTTTCGGTAGTTTATCGGGGGGTACATAAGCAGACTGACATGGAATATGCGATTAAGATAATAGACAAGCGCCTCATTACAGCCCAAGAGCGAGAGCTCTTGAGGTGTGAAATGGCTATTCTAAGACTATTAAGGCATCGTAACGTCATATTTTTGAAGGATATAATTGACACCAAGGACTCgttgtatattataatggAATTGGTGAGGGGGGGGGAGCTTTACAATTTTCTCTATTCCGGGCAGCGACTCACAGAAATGCATACGCACAAGATCGTAATACAGCTGTTAGAAACGGTGTCATACCTGCACAAGTGTGGTATTGTTCACCGTGATATCAAGCCTGAAAACATACTGCTTACGGATAAAACACCCGAGGCCACCATTAAGCTGACGGACTTTGGGTTATCAACCCTATGTGGACCTAGCGAGAAGCTAACCCAGCCCTGCGGTACATTGGCATATGTTGCCCCGGAGGTGTTGACTTTGGAGGGGTACAATCACAAGGTAGATTCGTGGTCAATTGGCGTGGTGATGTATTTGCTGATAAGGGGCCGTCTGCCATTTTCTATTAACCACAGAAGCACGACTAAGCCTGAG AACCTGCAGGTATCATTCGAGGGGTCTGTATGGGACCAGATCTCCTCCTCTGCCAAAGATCTGATAGCCAAGCTCCTTCAACCCAGTCCTGAGAACAGAATCAGCGTAACCGAAGCACTGGACCATATATGGGTTAAGAATCCCACAGCGGTAATACAAGAAACTCCTTTACCCAGGACGAACGAAG ATTCCAACGATACAGCATCGTCGCTATTGCGATCTCTGGATAACTCTAACGACAGCACTTTTGTGATACAAGACGTGGCTAATATGATCAAAAATACCTCTAAAGATTCCAACATGGGTAGTTTAAAGGGGGATAAGCAGCTGAAGGAGAAGCTGGGAATGACGTTAGACACGGTGAAGGAACCCGAAGGGGCCATAGCTATAAATGCTGAAGACCAGAATATCGTTGTTAAGACGGACAATAGCACATCTGGGGACGAATCTGCTCTCAGTACATAG
- a CDS encoding hypothetical protein (overlaps_old_locusTagID:BBM_II03750), with product MKKVGPERSDSLYTATLKISGKEHMLSELAQIVTKTPTLAHLHVFDQTQTLHILQAIQAVNSTWSGEISGSSKIILKIPKHQSGHKVKELIDNVRKIHQNGANRIDLVRKRGQNHIDKVRADPKWHKHNSAILKNAAEKATSSLTKLSKELVKNFIG from the exons ATGAAAAAGGTTGGACCTGAAAGATCAGATTCACTTTACACTGCTACTCTCAAAATTTCAG GCAAAGAACACATGCTGAGTGAACTGGCTCAAATTGTTACAAAAACACCAACACTAGCCCATTTACACGTATTCGATCAGACACAAACACTGCAT ATCTTACAGGCAATACAAGCTGTAAATAGTACGTGGAGTGGGGAAATTTCGGGTAGCTCCAAAATCATTCTCAAAATTCCAAAACACCAGAGTGGCCACAAAGTCAAAGAATTGATTGATAATGTGCGAAAAATACATCAAAATGGAGCCAATCGCATAGATTTGGTTCGTAAAAGGGGCCAAAATCATATAGATAAAGTG CGCGCTGATCCGAAATGGCATAAACACAATTCGGCCATTCTGAAAAATGCCGCCGAAAAAGCTACCTCGTCTCTtaccaaattatcaaagGAATTGGTTAAGAATTTTATTGGTTAA
- a CDS encoding conserved Plasmodium protein, unknown function (overlaps_old_locusTagID:BBM_II03745) translates to MFTSTRVWLAKAKKKVQQNKSKPKELIEESLDPHLAPPKDLRAPLPIPKPRKVIGFRGNHNHGRTLYDPVYKTNKTPARLIPKYPNDWRNGGRFLLTAALARLEGQRVLKHQEAIRSQSTGFCGERCAAICRHSPYRCLCFWRQNQAFTHANNLDNLLISYKGLIDTNKPLFTILKPVSMRNIDCGVTSDRPIYTRLKYPSVEKPALQQHKYILPYSCTSEYYDDSDSDVEFTADSTSCL, encoded by the exons ATGTTCACGTCAACCCGTGTATGGCTAGCCAAAGCGAAGAAGAAAGTTCAACAGAATAAATCCAAGCCAAAAGAGTTAATTGAAGAGTCACTAGACCCGCATTTGGCACCGCCAAAAGATCTTAGGGCACCTCTTCCGATCCCCAAACCCAGGAAGGTTATAGGTTTCCGTg GAAATCACAACCACGGTAGGACATTATATGATCCTGTATACAAAACAAACAAGACGCCCGCTAGATTAATACCTAAATACCCGAACGACTGGAGGAATGGAGGGAGATTTTTACTAACAGCAGCACTGGCTAGATTGGAAGGACAAAGGGTGTTAAAACATCAGGAAGCAATCAGATCTCAAAGTACTGGATTTTGTGGAGAAAGATGTGCAGCAATTTGTAGACATTCTCCCTATCGCTGTTTATGTTTCTGGCGCCAAAACCAAGCGTTTACACATGCTAACAATTTGGACAACTTGTTGATATCATACAAAGGGTTAATTGACACCAACAAGCCCTTATTCACTATTTTAAAACCTGTATCCATGCGTAATATCGATTGTGGAGTTACTAGCGACAGACCTATATATACTAGACTGAAATACCCAAGTGTTGAAAAGCCGGCGTTGCAGCAgcataaatacatattgcCTTATAGCTGCACTAGCGAGTACTACGATGATTCAGACTCGGACGTTGAGTTTACAGCAGATAGTACATCGTGTTTGTAA
- a CDS encoding E3 ubiquitin-protein ligase UBR1 (overlaps_old_locusTagID:BBM_II03740): MYWNERFDLDDLCVQFPLDTLSRNNVKNDILLLFKKYLSNSERPDDIFNRLQLSQGSIGVCRVIWPNETVLFKCNDCQYDSTCAICINCFLNSSHMGHSWSMSKSYGGCCDCGDSSSWKLSGSCHRHQGVTHRQDGPRSLVSFTYKFYTRSLGLIADIIAFIDRHLLTVSSAQHKFSAILLDILKEFANLLHGLRWIISNNISYKILCRWIKRHKDLDLSLQKSFGLFYLAMFASPKFKIKFSKIFARNYISIITPFPNLLYDNIIFSMTELSVQLFTVPEIAISLSKTGFLYTCLQHLKKLFKILTFSSITHSEFIANGFLHECIQICADLSFLLNHKEVSRLVIEDSELHCELFNMLSSYNYVNSQVLQVERHIDIQNTLYPLTFIIEDRIVNAIRPLWLNFNMSKDEFSPSTLWKVYENYFKSLVADMEISKGLQSKGTDDDIYLCRTFHIPLMRLLPNIIHMDKIKSLLKVQSSYTDAGYNNENDKFLDLIHKSMLHVLDQCIRCHLFYLEIKGEIWVRNGDSMFGQNEKYKNMGFLDRDVAVMQMAALIINLLPKQYTNYNFLQILAANCFPYIEKYDNISDFSAKLTLEQQFTHAFDRHYYKYLECSFKWFFIILCRYLSNVVQLISYNWDFSSPLIDVTYNTQSKLIPVAIDTDINYVKYSLFKIDLIHYIHFNSTKITDLVKYAERRWPNGDLFKALEQIGTIRRYGNGSADVTLKSKYLCLIDIYWPGDFTIFDENAATNNTNSHNADVINVFPQSYTLLHNEVKHSIYPDLAQLLQSLNTLRRRFTLPNCQMQIIAREISKIDPLNTSLDRLINTFDIASVDTKTKDSFDSTMNSPKRSVQTEALSNLKRKQLSFLATLNESDESDLDDEISAYCILCHSSGKLILLCYQLPMSKLCKHPTLNNFYPLFRCIETCGHVIHQKCLETYVANRRYSDKKTFPCPLCKLQVNLTIPYIHESSNMSDEDYADTRDVLKVTYVSNAFVASYWELLVTTSFKRNLLISNHATMLCQLMKHQYKGTIKSVPTSNNENCGMDCGLWKVNPIANLIQFIFTGKPSKDSILAHIRKLSYIVIVQLLLDDYITHQRAQCEIESETSLEGGDRYFRLKRYFKNILSLRKKICTNQDNVTDSFSAVDKNFGFKIVKMVVYIVKINLIGTQRNRKEELSANFGLTFDLISSDVKVEMYKSNQEIAESRINTDFFLPTLHKLLELTNEPNCDIISILCELYTSHGNKLLSKLCDFISVCLWSLHCIFAYKPQVIKKFSHEHLIGNQLDRFTLLWNFVADDKSRIDDFRDIVMKAINHITDVTSERYRPKFSLKMFKLARNSEIIPRDYMKLLRNTMNIKCLLCNNKPLSPAVCLFCCRWICLYCKEGDKYMGAFDHASRCSFGCGCLFLVHQRKVLYVCSYTKRHAYVDSIYNGPFGTFRENFTSNSPLELSRSRLVTIANDLFFNRRSIKWQRTRSNLLNEEGED; encoded by the exons ATGTATTGGAATGAACGCTTTGATTTGGATGATCTGTGTGTCCAGTTTCCTCTAGACACTCTTAGTAGGAATAACGTCAAAAACGACATTCTCCTtcttttcaaaaaatatttgagtAACTCAGAAAGACctgatgatatttttaacagACTCCAATTGTCTCAAG GTTCGATAGGGGTATGCCGTGTCATTTGGCCTAATGAAACAGTATTGTTCAAGTGTAACGACTGTCAGTATGATAGCACTTGTGCtatatgtattaattgtttcCTAAACTCATCCCACATGGGCCATTCATGGAGCATGTCAAAGTCGTATGGTGGCTGTTGTGATTGTGGAGATTCCAGTTCCTGGAAGCTTTCAGGATCCTGCCATAGGCATCAGGGTGTAACCCATAGGCAGGATGGGCCAAGATCTCTAGTCTCTTTCACCTACAAATTCTACACCAGATCGCTTGGCCTTATTGCAGACATAATAGCATTTATTGACAGGCATCTACTGACAGTCTCTTCGGCACAACACAAATTCTCTGCCATATTGCTAGATATTCTTAAggaatttgccaatttattacatgGGCTGAGATGGATAATCAGCAATAACATTTCATATAAGATACTGTGCCGATGGATCAAGAGGCACAAGGACTTGGACTTATCGCTACAAAAGTCATTTGGGCTTTTTTATCTTGCAATGTTCGCGTCTCCGAAGTTTAAGATTAAGTTTTCCAAGATATTTGCTAGGAACTACATTTCCATAATTACGCCTTTTCCAAATCTTTTATATG ACAACATAATTTTCAGCATGACCGAATTATCAGTACAATTGTTTACGGTTCCTGAAATTGCAATTTCACTTTCAAAAACTGGATTTCTTTACACCTGCTTACAGCACCTGAAGAAGctgttcaaaattttgaccTTCTCATCTATTACTCATAGTGAATTTATTGCTAACGGGTTTCTGCA TGAGTGTATTCAGATATGCGCTGATCTGTCGTTCCTCCTCAATCACAAGGAAGTGTCCAGGCTTGTAATCGAAGATTCCGAATTGCATTGTGAACTGTTTAACATGCTTTCAAGTTATAACTATGTAAATTCTCAAGTCTTACAGGTGGAGCGACACATTGACATTCAAAACACTCTATATCCCCTCACATTCATAATAGAAGACAGGATTGTAAACGCCATACGGCCCCTGTGGCTCAACTTTAATATGTCTAAGGATGAATTCTCCCCATCCACTCTCTGGAAAGTCTATGAGAACTACTTCAAGAGCCTTGTAGCGGATATGGAAATTTCAAAGGGCCTACAAAGCAAGGGTACAGATGATGATATTTACCTATGCCGTACATTTCATATACCGCTGATGCGCTTGCTGCCAAACATAATTCATATGGACAAAATAAAATCACTTTTGAAAGTTCAATCCAGCTATACAGACGCTGgatataataatgaaaatgataaattctTGGATTTGATCCATAAATCCATGCTCCATGTTTTGGACCAGTGCATTAGATGCCACCTGTTTTACTTGGAAATAAAAGGAGAGATTTGGGTAAGAAATGGCGATTCTATGTTTGGGCAGAATGAAAAGTACAAGAATATGGGATTTCTTGACCGTGATGTAGCGGTGATGCAGATGGCTGCGcttataatcaatttgttgCCAAAACAATAcacaaattacaattttttacaaattttggcGGCCAATTGTTTTCCTTATATCGAAAAATATGACAATATCAGCGACTTTTCTGCTAAGCTTACTTTAGAACAACAATTTACCCATGCATTTGATCGCCATTACTACAAATACCTAGAATGTTCGTTTAAATGgttttttatcattttgtgCAGATATTTATCCAATGTGGTCCAACTAATATCTTACAATTGGGACTTTAGTTCCCCTTTGATTGACGTTACATATAATACCCAGTCTAAATTAATCCCTGTCGCCATCGATACAGacattaattatgtaaaatacTCATTGTTCAAGATAGATCTGATCCATTACATCCACTTTAATTCGACCAAAATAACAGATTTGGTCAAGTACGCTGAACGCAGGTGGCCTAATGGGGATTTGTTCAAGGCACTGGAGCAAATCGGTACTATTAGGCGTTACGGAAACGGCAGCGCAGACGTTACGTTGaaatccaaatatttgtgtCTTATCGATATATACTGGCCTGGTGATTTCACtatttttgatgaaaatgcAGCTACCAATAACACAAACTCACATAATGCTGATGTTATCAACGTATTTCCTCAAAGCTATACCCTATTGCATAATGAAGTTAAACATTCAATTTACCCCGATTTGGCACAACTATTACAATCGTTAAACACGCTGCGTAGAAGATTCACGCTGCCGAATTGTCAAATGCAGATTATTGCTAGGGAGatatccaaaattgatCCCTTAAACACTAGTTTGGATAGACTGATTAACACTTTTGACATTGCATCAGTTGATACAAAAACAAAAGATTCCTTTGATAGTACTATGAATTCACCAAAAAGATCAGTTCAAACCGAGGCTCTGTCAAATTTAAAGAGAAAACAGCTCAGTTTTTTGGCCACACTGAATGAGTCGGATGAAAGTGATCTAGATGATGAGATAAGTGCTTATTGTATCCTTTGTCATTCTTCGGGGAAGTTAATATTATTGTGCTACCAATTGCCTATGTCAAAACTATGCAAACATCCCACCCTCAATAACTTTTACCCTCTCTTCAGGTGCATAGAGACTTGCGGTCACGTTATACACCAAAAGTGCTTAGAAACATACGTTGCAAATAGGCGATATTCCGACAAGAAAACCTTCCCCTGTCCCCTATGTAAGTTGCAGGTCAATCTAACCATACCTTACATACACGAATCAAGTAACATGAGTGATGAGGATTATGCCGATACACGAGATGTTTTAAAAGTTACGTACGTAAGCAATGCATTTGTAGCTTCTTATTGGGAGTTGTTAGTAACAACTTCGTTCAAGCGGAATTTGTTGATATCCAACCACGCAACGATGCTTTGTCAGCTAATGAAGCACCAATACAAGGGCACTATTAAATCTGTTCCCACATCTAACAATGAAAATTGTGGCATGGATTGCGGTTTGTGGAAGGTAAATCCAATAGCAAACCtgattcaatttattttcactGGAAAACCATCGAAGGATAGTATACTGGCGCACATACGTAAGTTGTCTTACATTGTCATCGTTCAGTTACTGTTGGATGATTACATTACTCATCAAAGAGCTCAATGCGAAATAGAGTCAGAAACATCACTAGAAGGGGGTGACAGATATTTTAGGCTGAAAAGAtacttcaaaaatatcttaTCCCTCAGGAAAAAGATATGCACCAATCAAGATAATGTCACCGATAGTTTCAGTGCAgtagataaaaattttggtttcaaaattgtcaaaatggTCGTATACATTGTGAAAATCAACCTCATAGGGACACAAAGGAATAGGAAGGAAGAACTTTCAGCTAATTTTGGGTTGACTTTCGACCTTATATCCAGCGATGTAAAAGTTGAAATGTATAAATCTAATCAGGAAATAGCAGAATCTCGAATTAACACAGATTTTTTTTTGCCTACTTTGCATAAACTTTTGGAATTAACCAACGAACCAAATTGCGACATCATATCAATACTTTGTGAGCTGTATACCAGCCATGggaataaattgttatccAAATTATGCGATTTCATTTCGGTGTGTTTGTGGTCACTACACTGTATTTTTGCATACAAACCGCAAgtgattaaaaaattttcccACGAACATTTGATTGGTAATCAATTAGACAGGTTTACTTTGCTTTGGAATTTTGTGGCTGATGATAAGTCGCGTATAGACGATTTTAGGGACATTGTGATGAAAGCTATCAACCATATCACTGACGTTACTAGCGAAAGATACAGaccaaaattttcactgAAGATGTTTAAATTAGCTAGGAATTCAGAAATCATCCCCCGCGACTACATGAAATTACTGCGAAATACGATGAACATAAAGTGCCTACTATGTAACAACAAACCATTGTCTCCTGCCGTATGCCTGTTTTGTTGCAGATGGATTTGTTTGTATTGCAAGGAGGGGGATAAATACATGGGGGCTTTTGACCACGCCTCCAGATGCAGTTTTGGCTGTGGATGCTTATTCCTAGTCCATCAACGCAAG GTTCTATATGTCTGCAGCTACACCAAAAGACATGCCTATGTAGATTCAATTTACAATGGACCATTTGGAACTTTTAGGGAAAATTTCACCAGTAATTCTCCATTAGAACTCTCTAGATCTCGGTTGGTAACCATCGCAAATGATCTCTTCTTCAACAGAC GCTCAATAAAGTGGCAACGGACGAGGTCGAACTTGTTGAACGAGGAGGGCGAAGACTGA